A single window of Bacteroidota bacterium DNA harbors:
- a CDS encoding DUF1987 domain-containing protein, whose amino-acid sequence MEDVYEIKATEDTPAVTLHKTNGLLSISGKSLPEDSATFYQPVIEWLSVYLNNAPSSTTAEFKLEYFNTSSSKQIFKIISLLKELSKTKSVAIRWYFDKGDKDMQLSGERFSKLCQMPIETIQN is encoded by the coding sequence ATGGAAGATGTCTATGAAATAAAGGCAACAGAAGACACACCGGCGGTTACGCTGCATAAAACTAATGGCTTACTTAGCATCAGCGGGAAATCATTACCTGAAGATTCCGCCACTTTCTACCAACCGGTTATCGAATGGTTGAGTGTGTATTTGAATAATGCACCTTCTAGTACAACTGCCGAATTTAAACTGGAATATTTCAATACTTCTTCCTCTAAACAAATCTTTAAGATAATTTCGCTCTTAAAGGAATTATCGAAAACAAAGTCGGTGGCCATTAGATGGTATTTTGATAAAGGCGATAAGGATATGCAATTATCCGGCGAGCGTTTTTCAAAACTCTGCCAAATGCCTATTGAAACTATTCAGAATTAA
- a CDS encoding SiaB family protein kinase, with amino-acid sequence MLSTATYCISGEQLFILFKELEDYNLSYVYKGIFNPNLTDKILSLSETNMNLTGESSKTQKKVYFVMVETLQNITRHQDLTQSEENHAFFVVLNKNGEYSLTSGNIIDDSKTAELSSSIEKINSLDPDGLKEYSKYVLENTGLSDKGGAGLGLIEMARKSGNKLLYHFRKLKDNSSFFYFNTKVHSEKSTAELNNSPDNIMRLHDFTKEHKINLIYQGVFTHENLKSLLTMTEGSVSKNDDLAFKRKTVNVMVELLQNICNHASTPNKESLGKHGILIVSSNDKGCCISSGNYINNSEVNALKQKIDLVNSLNNSQLEDLYSETIVKEQEPGQKGAGLGFIDIKMKSGNNIDYTVVNCANAYSFLSINAFIAF; translated from the coding sequence GTGCTTTCTACGGCCACATACTGCATAAGCGGCGAACAGCTCTTTATTTTGTTTAAGGAGTTGGAAGATTATAACTTAAGTTATGTCTACAAAGGCATTTTTAATCCGAATTTGACGGATAAAATTCTTTCCCTTTCCGAAACCAACATGAACCTTACTGGGGAGTCATCTAAAACTCAAAAGAAGGTTTATTTTGTGATGGTAGAAACTTTACAAAACATTACCCGCCATCAGGACTTAACACAATCAGAAGAAAATCACGCTTTTTTTGTTGTACTTAATAAAAACGGCGAATACTCTCTAACGAGCGGAAATATTATTGATGATTCTAAAACGGCTGAATTAAGCAGCAGCATTGAGAAAATCAATTCGCTGGATCCGGATGGCTTGAAAGAATATTCTAAATATGTTTTGGAAAACACGGGTTTATCCGATAAAGGCGGCGCCGGTTTAGGTCTCATTGAAATGGCGCGTAAATCAGGAAATAAACTTTTGTATCATTTCCGCAAGCTAAAAGATAATTCTTCTTTTTTCTACTTCAACACAAAAGTTCATTCCGAAAAAAGTACGGCAGAATTAAATAACAGTCCGGATAATATTATGCGTTTGCATGATTTTACCAAGGAACATAAAATCAATTTAATTTATCAGGGTGTATTTACGCACGAGAATTTAAAAAGTCTCCTCACCATGACCGAAGGCAGCGTAAGTAAAAATGATGATCTGGCCTTTAAAAGAAAAACGGTGAACGTAATGGTAGAGTTATTGCAGAATATTTGCAATCATGCTTCTACCCCTAATAAAGAATCTCTTGGCAAGCACGGGATTTTAATTGTGTCGAGTAATGATAAAGGTTGTTGCATCTCATCCGGTAATTATATCAATAATTCGGAAGTCAATGCGCTGAAACAAAAAATTGATTTGGTTAATTCGCTCAACAATTCACAACTCGAAGATTTATATTCTGAAACCATTGTTAAAGAACAAGAGCCCGGACAAAAAGGCGCGGGACTCGGCTTCATTGATATTAAAATGAAAAGCGGCAATAATATTGATTATACCGTTGTGAATTGCGCCAATGCTTATTCCTTTTTATCTATTAATGCTTTTATTGCTTTTTAA
- a CDS encoding helix-turn-helix transcriptional regulator, which produces MYSSELIKGTLKTIVLKLLAEHKKMYGYEITQMVKEMTKDKIQITEGALYPTLHALEAEGILITETEFIGKRVRKYYSLSPEGKKLTKEKLSEFADFMNTMKFLLDIKPKQA; this is translated from the coding sequence ATGTATTCATCCGAATTAATAAAAGGCACCTTAAAGACCATCGTTTTAAAACTGTTGGCCGAGCACAAGAAGATGTATGGTTATGAAATTACACAGATGGTAAAAGAGATGACCAAAGATAAAATTCAAATTACGGAAGGAGCGCTTTACCCTACTCTGCATGCATTAGAGGCAGAAGGTATTTTAATTACTGAAACCGAATTTATTGGTAAGCGCGTTAGAAAATATTATTCATTAAGTCCGGAAGGCAAAAAATTAACGAAAGAAAAATTAAGTGAGTTTGCCGACTTTATGAATACCATGAAATTTTTGCTTGATATAAAGCCCAAGCAAGCTTAA
- a CDS encoding nicotinate-nucleotide adenylyltransferase: MHIGLFFGSFNPIHVGHMALANYMVEFTDMEQVWFVISPHNPLKEKASLLNQNQRLYMVNVAIEDDARFKSSTIEFDLPQPSYTINTLVHLKEKYPQHTFSLIIGQDNLENFHKWKNYEEILKKYKLYVYPRPGAKSSELEQHPNVVLTQAPFIDISSTFIRDAIKKKKDVRHYLPEKAWQYIDEMNLYKK, translated from the coding sequence ATGCACATAGGTTTATTCTTCGGTTCATTTAATCCCATTCATGTTGGCCACATGGCCTTAGCTAATTACATGGTGGAGTTTACCGATATGGAGCAAGTGTGGTTTGTTATCTCTCCGCATAATCCGTTAAAAGAAAAAGCTAGTCTGCTCAACCAGAATCAGCGTTTGTATATGGTAAACGTAGCCATTGAAGACGATGCGCGTTTTAAAAGCAGCACCATTGAATTCGATTTGCCTCAACCTTCTTATACAATAAATACCTTAGTGCATTTAAAAGAAAAATATCCTCAACATACATTTAGTTTAATCATCGGACAGGATAATTTAGAGAACTTCCATAAATGGAAAAACTACGAAGAGATTTTAAAGAAATATAAATTGTATGTGTATCCGCGACCTGGCGCTAAATCAAGTGAATTAGAACAACATCCTAACGTAGTTCTCACGCAGGCACCTTTTATTGATATCTCCTCCACCTTCATCCGCGATGCCATCAAAAAGAAAAAAGATGTGCGCCATTATTTACCTGAAAAAGCCTGGCAGTATATCGACGAGATGAATTTATATAAGAAGTAA
- a CDS encoding riboflavin synthase — MFTGIIETLAKTESIEKEGSNVHFTFSSSITHELKIDQSVAHNGVCLTVVKISGDRYTVTAIDETLKRTNLGSLKVGDVVNLERCMPANGRFDGHIVQGHVDTTATCVSVNNLNGSWEFVFEYESNPKHITVEKGSITINGVSLTVVDSKPNMFSVHIIPYTFEHTNFKSIERGTKLNLEFDIVGKYIAKMLGK; from the coding sequence ATGTTTACAGGCATCATTGAAACATTAGCAAAAACAGAAAGCATTGAAAAAGAAGGCAGCAATGTGCATTTTACTTTTTCTTCCTCTATCACACACGAATTAAAAATCGATCAAAGTGTAGCGCATAACGGTGTGTGCCTTACGGTTGTGAAAATAAGCGGCGATCGTTATACGGTAACCGCTATTGACGAAACTTTGAAGCGCACCAATTTAGGAAGTTTAAAAGTTGGGGATGTGGTGAATTTAGAACGCTGCATGCCGGCGAACGGAAGATTTGACGGACATATTGTACAAGGGCATGTGGATACAACCGCGACTTGTGTTAGCGTTAATAATTTAAATGGCAGCTGGGAATTTGTGTTTGAGTATGAAAGCAACCCTAAACATATTACTGTTGAGAAAGGAAGTATTACGATTAACGGTGTAAGTTTAACGGTGGTGGATTCGAAGCCAAATATGTTTTCGGTTCATATTATTCCGTACACATTTGAGCACACCAATTTTAAATCGATAGAACGCGGCACAAAATTGAATCTGGAATTTGACATAGTAGGAAAATACATCGCGAAGATGTTAGGGAAGTAA
- a CDS encoding TlpA family protein disulfide reductase, whose product MRKALLVYLWLYIFCSNAQTFKKGIWRGVLTLSETKNEIILPFNFNVKYINNAPVIEVLNADEKIVVDEVSVFGDSVNFYMPVFDTEFRTALRNDSLNGVWINHTKKTKNVLQFEAVYNNATRFVTTAKPKVDFTGRYEVTFNAGTSDAYKAVGIFKQSGSKVTGTFLTETGDYRYLEGAVQNSNMSLSCFDGSHAFLFFMTAANKTGKVNDLEGKVFYSNSGTENFVAKRNEQFKLKNPESITVLKTPGEKIYFTFPDTDGKKVSLSDEKYKNKVIIIQLMGSWCPNCMDETAYLSKVYHKYQNSGLEIIALAYERTDDFEKAKKNVLRLKKRFMVDYDVLITGLTGKAKAAESLPFFNNISAFPTTIILDRNHEVKSIYTGFSGPATGKAYVQYTEKTEHLVEQLLLKK is encoded by the coding sequence ATGCGTAAAGCACTTTTAGTATACCTTTGGCTCTACATATTTTGCTCAAATGCTCAAACATTCAAAAAAGGCATTTGGCGCGGTGTACTTACATTAAGTGAAACAAAAAACGAAATCATTCTTCCTTTCAACTTTAATGTAAAATACATTAACAACGCTCCCGTTATTGAAGTGCTCAATGCCGACGAAAAAATTGTGGTAGATGAAGTTTCTGTGTTTGGCGACTCTGTTAACTTTTACATGCCGGTGTTTGATACGGAGTTCCGCACAGCATTACGAAACGATTCTTTAAACGGTGTTTGGATTAATCATACCAAAAAAACAAAGAATGTACTTCAGTTTGAAGCGGTGTATAACAACGCTACACGATTTGTAACCACTGCCAAACCTAAAGTGGATTTTACCGGTCGCTATGAAGTCACGTTTAACGCTGGCACTTCTGATGCGTATAAAGCGGTTGGTATATTTAAACAAAGTGGCAGTAAAGTAACCGGCACGTTCTTAACTGAAACCGGCGACTATCGCTATTTGGAAGGAGCCGTGCAAAATTCAAACATGTCGCTCTCCTGCTTTGATGGTTCCCATGCTTTTTTGTTTTTCATGACCGCAGCCAACAAAACAGGAAAAGTAAATGATTTGGAAGGAAAAGTATTTTACAGCAATAGCGGTACCGAAAATTTTGTCGCGAAACGCAATGAACAATTCAAATTAAAAAATCCGGAGTCGATTACTGTTTTAAAAACACCGGGAGAAAAAATTTATTTCACCTTTCCGGATACAGACGGCAAAAAAGTAAGTTTGAGTGATGAAAAATATAAAAACAAAGTCATCATCATTCAGTTGATGGGCAGCTGGTGTCCGAATTGCATGGATGAAACGGCTTACTTATCGAAAGTGTACCATAAATATCAAAACTCCGGTTTGGAAATTATTGCTTTAGCCTATGAACGCACCGACGATTTTGAAAAAGCCAAGAAAAATGTTTTACGTCTGAAAAAACGCTTTATGGTTGATTATGATGTGTTGATTACAGGTTTAACAGGAAAAGCAAAAGCCGCGGAGAGTTTGCCTTTCTTCAACAACATCAGCGCGTTTCCAACTACTATTATACTCGACCGCAATCATGAAGTAAAAAGTATTTACACCGGATTCAGCGGTCCGGCTACAGGAAAAGCGTATGTACAATACACAGAAAAAACAGAACATTTAGTTGAACAACTCTTATTAAAAAAGTAA
- a CDS encoding DUF2167 domain-containing protein, whose translation MKKITYTLLIAFFSLASFAQEIKEDSLALLMQATQNYYDSINKSFTYQTGEILLDGGMAKIKTPKGLKFLDAKQSKTVLVDLWGNPNADGIIGMLFPEKYTPLDSNSWAFTISFDEMGFVEDDDAEDMDYAELLETMKKETLENSAEREKNGYERIELIGWASAPFYDKERKVLHWAKELKFGESTINTLNYDVRALGRKGVLSMNAVGSIHSLPEVKPVINYLLSSVEFTEGNRYKDFNPEIDQVAAWTVGGLVAGKVLAKVGFFALLLKYSKLIFIGIAAAAAGIWKWIKNRGEKKEENDKNPPTDITNTPS comes from the coding sequence ATGAAAAAAATAACCTACACCTTACTAATAGCATTTTTTAGCTTGGCAAGCTTCGCACAGGAAATTAAGGAGGACTCCTTAGCACTTCTTATGCAGGCTACGCAAAACTATTATGATTCCATTAATAAAAGTTTTACTTACCAAACCGGTGAAATTTTATTGGACGGTGGTATGGCGAAAATCAAAACACCAAAAGGATTAAAGTTTTTAGATGCAAAGCAATCTAAAACTGTATTAGTTGATTTATGGGGTAATCCAAACGCTGATGGTATAATTGGTATGTTATTCCCGGAAAAATACACGCCGCTTGATTCAAACTCATGGGCCTTTACAATTAGCTTTGATGAAATGGGTTTTGTAGAAGATGATGATGCGGAAGACATGGATTATGCCGAGTTATTAGAGACAATGAAAAAAGAAACGTTGGAGAATAGTGCTGAAAGAGAAAAAAACGGATACGAACGCATTGAATTAATTGGTTGGGCCTCTGCTCCGTTTTATGATAAGGAGCGCAAGGTTCTACATTGGGCTAAAGAATTAAAATTTGGAGAGTCTACCATTAATACTTTGAACTACGATGTACGCGCTTTAGGAAGAAAAGGTGTATTATCGATGAACGCCGTAGGAAGTATACACTCTTTACCTGAAGTAAAGCCTGTCATCAATTATTTATTATCATCGGTTGAATTCACAGAAGGTAATAGATATAAGGATTTTAATCCGGAAATTGATCAAGTTGCAGCTTGGACAGTTGGAGGTTTAGTAGCCGGAAAGGTTTTAGCTAAAGTTGGTTTCTTTGCACTATTATTAAAATATTCTAAACTTATATTTATCGGCATCGCCGCTGCCGCCGCAGGAATTTGGAAATGGATAAAGAACAGGGGCGAGAAAAAAGAAGAGAATGATAAAAATCCTCCTACAGACATTACCAATACCCCTTCATAA